The window CGGCCGTAAATATCAGGCAATTCTGCCGCTTCTACTTTTAGAAGCTTCCATTGCCGGTCAAGACGGGCATCTTTGGCCTCGTCCGTCTCGACATGAACGTGAGGAGTCTCATCTGATTTTGTGGTGGTGATTTTGGGTGGTTCTGAAACGACGTCTAAGGTGGATAAGTGTTCATCTTCGGCTTTGATGGTCGGGATTCTTTGGACCCGTATCTCGTCAACATGGTTTTCGTCCACATCGGGGAGTGTTGTTACTTGTTTGGGGGCAGCTCGCTGGTGAAGCTCACCCAGGTTCTTTGAAACATACTGAAAAATAAAGTTTAGATGAGGAAAAGATACAAatatttcagaaaaatgaataaaattgaaaatcaaTGCATAAATTAATAGTGAAATGACACAATAACAGGATAAATTAGATGAATAaccataataaaaacaacattggcagagtataatacaaaaatactcagtcttataaataaaaaaaaataaagttacctGACGTTTGAGGAAGTTGAGATGTTGATAAGTTATCCACTTTGGTGTTGCTCTTTTGCGAATTAAAACAACACCACAGGCTGTCTGATTGCACCGGGAACCACATTCCACAAGTTTCTGTTTTATTCTTAATCCAAATAAACCTACAAGACACAATATTATAACTGTTATTGCTTTCTCTCTGACATGTCACCTTGTTTTCATGCATGGACATTTCCCTAGAGTACCTACATTGCTATCAAAATAAGCTTATTTAATGCTATATACGTTGCAAACAGCATATAATACGACTCGTGTTACAAGCCAAAGTGTATTTAATGTGCATAGATAGCAGTAGAATAGGGCGATCTAATAATAAAGGTCACATATAGATATTAGATAGCTGTTTAGGTAACCATAGAAGGGTAGCTTAGCTACTTAGCTGTCATCGTAACGTTGATTGTTTTGAAGAATCCGTCGTTTTGACAACGTAACAAAATGCAAAGTGTAGTCCGCGTTCAATAAAACTTACCATTGAGCCGGCTACATTGCGTTTTAAACATGATCGTGAGCTGAAAACAGCAGGTTTGTAACTTAGTCTCCTTCACATGCAGTAAGTCGCCATCTTGGTCAAGGGGTGTTTCTGCGAAAGGTACATCCGGGGCATGTGACATCCCACTGctgaataatacatttaaaataaggaGTTACtatattcaattaaattgaatgcttttattgtcattatacaagtataatgacatttaaaacatcaccacaaagtgcacaataaaaacaatagacAGATAAAAAATCAGtcacaaataaagaaatattcaataaatgagTGATAAATAGTACATAATGAAGTAAACATAATAAGTATTCAACAACATAAGTAGGGATGTGGAAAAATAGCAACaagaaacagacaaataaataatcaaaaaataagtaataaataaatcaaaaagtagtcaacataagtaaggaagtgcacaaataaaaacaataacaaaatcaataaataagtaataaaacataaattaaaaaattgtcaacatgagtagtcaacaacataagtaAGGAAGTGCAAAcaaatagcaacaacaaaacagatacattatcaataataataacaaaaaaataattataaacagTAAGCAATCAattatgataataaataaataacaacatacaaaataagtagtagtcaacatgaataagtagtcacatTTCAAACAAAGACCTGAAACgcattgtaattttgtttcatggttatattttaagttaaaatgaaatgataatATAGTATGGtggctccttttttttaaatcatattccTTCCTACATGGATGGTCAAGAGCTGAGTGAAAACTGAGGATACATAAGTACCTGCAAAGAGACCCCCCTCTCCCaaacactccaaaaaaaaacagagcttCACCATGCCTTCATCTGTCAATCCCCCCGTTTCAACCACCCTGATTTACGAGCACTGTCCCGGAGGTTGGCGGTGCCATCTCTAATCCCATAGGAACCAGCGTCGGAATGGCGGCGGAGCAGGAAACAGACAGCGCCGCCCGCCAACCCACATAACTCCCCAACAGAAACAGATGCGCCAATGTTTGTAATTGATTTTCAAGGGCGCCTCTAGTGTTGTCCAACGAGTCTCCGGCCGGATTGCAGGCACCCTGTTACTAGTCAAGCACGAGGCTAATGTATTGAACCATTCCCAAAAAGAATAAGAACTATTATTAAAGCATCTTCTTTAGGACATGTGTCCACCCCATGTTGTGCACTGACTTGAAATACAAGTATTAAAACTAATGCCTACTTTGAAAGGATAAACTCCAGACTTGACTTACAATACCAGTGTTGTTTTGATTGGGCATCTGAAAACATTATAACTGTAATATTGCTAAAAAGTATTAATTTTGGAGTACCTTTTGACCACTTACCTGTGTATCCAATTATAAGACAATAGAATAGTCATGGTATTGCGATATAACACTTACCTGTCAACCTCAACCAATTTTCCCCTTATTTTTGCAATTCTTCCTATtaaaagattaaatatatacatttttaaactatagaaatgcaacatggcacatatttatTCACCTAGGGGACACTTAAgagtaaaaaatgacagtgtagGTAGTGGGACTTGAtgatgcgctatatttatatataagatACAGGAGAAACATAAAAGTTGGTATATATATAACAGCTACTTACTTCAACAGAACACCCTATTAACTTTAAATCCATAACTACTCATCCTTGCAGAGGCTTttggatttggaaaaaaatgtatctaaatCCTCAGTTTAGCCAAGAAAAGACAGAACCCAAGATAGGACGCAAACCCAAAGCTGCAATCGTAGTTAGCCAGTGCATTTTTAcccctattattattatatacgtGTAGAAAAAAGCAGCTAACGTGTTGCCGACGAGTACAGAACAGCAGTGTATTTTAAGCTGGCAGGCTGACGCCAATTGGACAGCAGGTATTCTCAGTTAGTCCCCTGACGTTTATCAGTGTTTAGGTGTTATCTCCGAGGCTAAGCCCCAATTGGTCACGGCTCATCCATCACTTTGGGAAGCCCCTTTCCACCAGAGGCCTCATCCAAACACACAGGAGGAGACAGACTAGTAAATGGACTCCCCAAATGCCAAAAGTATGCTTTGGGACAGGAGTGGAGTTTTTCTTCGGTCTCCAACCGACGTGTGGACCCACACACGGCGCCTCAGCTGCTGTGTcataaagaaaaatgtgtaCGCTCCAAAAATGCCACATCCAAATCCCTCCAGCCGGCGAGAATAATAAGCTGTGTCACCCCCGTCGTAAATCGCCAGAGTGCCGCGGCGGTAGCTCTCCGGCCGGCTAGGTGAGAGTAAATATGGCTGGCTCAGTCGCACTTGAATAATAAATCTTGGGCTATCTTTGTGGAATCTTTTCCTCCCAGTAGAGGGATGCGCAAAATAACCCCTGTTAAACCCAACAATAATACAGCAAGTGACTTTAAAAAGATAAGATTGTATGTTTTGGATACAAGTATACCCATTAAAGTGAGTGAAATGTCTTAATAATGATCCTAATTGGATAGAGTTGGCTAGAAAATGTAGTTTAGTAGCATGCTATATtatttgtgatgtcacaaccagaatacaACCAGAATCTGGTTGtaatgtcacaaccagaatacaACCAGAATCTGGTTGtaatgtcacaaccagaatacaACCAGAATTTGGTTGtaatgtcacaaccagaatacaACCAGAATCTGGTTGtaatgtcacaaccagaatacaACTAGaatctggttgtgatgtcacatggTCATGTCAACCAGAATCCGGTCGTGAGgtcacaaccagaatccgaTTGTGATGTCACATTGTCATGTCACAGTCAGAATCTGGATGTGATGTCatattgtgatgtcacaaccacaatctggttgtgatgtcatattgtgatgtcacaaccacaatctggttgtgatgtcatattGTGATGTCGCAACCAGAATCTGGTGGTGATGACATATGGTGGTCACAATCAGAATCggtttgtgatgtcacaaccaaaatctgattgtgatgtcacaactagaatctggttgtgatgtcacattgTGATGTCAACCAGAATCTGATTGTGATTTCACATTGTGATGTTACAACCAGAATGGCAGAAATGTGGGCAAATAACTCAAATCTAcggcaaaataacattttcatggCAATTTTTTgaggttatatttaaaattacaTCATCCAAGGTCATTTGTAATCTTCAACATTTCACGGCAGCAAATTTAACATCACCGTAAAAGCAGTTAATATTTTTCTCCCTTTAACGTTAGACAGATCAATCGTTAGGCCAGGTGACGTATTTATTCAGAAAATCCTGGGGGAAAAGTGCAAAGGCTCAAGTTGTTGGAGGTTTGTCCGCCAAGAGGGCAAAAGAAATCCCTCCATCCATCCCCGTCTGAATCAATGATGGCAAAAGCAGACACGGAGAGACAATTCCGGGGCCGGTGAAGAGTTTCCTCCGCTCTGCCGGACATTTATGGTTTCACGGGAGGAATAATGTCCCATTGACCTAATCATAACCCATAACCTAATCCGGCTGTGTACTTCTCAACCCGCTATAAATCCACTTTACATTGCCGTGAATCTCCGGTTCCATTCAAAGTGAACCCAATTGACTTTTAAACTTTAGGAATGACCAGAAAACCACATCGTAAAATATCTTGAAACATTCCTACTTGCCTGTCTTCTAACACAAGCGGcatgtttcaattttttttttacaaatcctTTTGTTCCTATTTGTGCCAGAGTTTCACAATGCAAAACTACTTTAATGGACATTAAATCTGAGCTTGTCACAATACACATAATAtaatatatcttaaaaaaaaactcacctatTTATCAGGAAAACTTCTGAGTTGATGGATGACACATTTTTCGACAAAATATTaataagcattcaattcaattttaatcagataaaatataaaattgatCTCAAATGCCACACACCTTAAATGACTACTTAATtattacttaaatattaattatttttacctgtttgttgttgttattggtgcactttgtggtgaaaccTTTAAAATATCATGATactatgacaataaaagcatttaattaaataaaacaaattgagactttcaaaataaaataaataaatttattcAGCATCATATTATGGAAGAAAACTGTTCTCATGGACTTAATTTTTAATAACTAAGACCATAAACTCCAACATTTTGCACTCTAGGGAAATGTATATGTTTAAAATTGATGTACatagttttttacatttttgcacacacacacacatgcacacttcattttgttttattgtttacaATTCTATTTTCTTGACCAAGGCTTGTTCTCATGGGGCGGAATTCCATCGTTGTTTACAAGAAAGCACCAATCCTGACACCATCTCTTTATGGACatcctgcacacacacacttttctaTGTTGTGggttgtgtatttgtgtatttgtaggGTTGACCACTGGGAAACTCGAGCCAGTTCCATCCATGAAGGGCTTCTTTCATGTCCCGCTTCTCGTCCGCTAACTGCCTGGCTGGAATGGTGCTTCTGCCTGCCAAATATTTTCACCGCCAGTTGGGAATGTTTTCGGCGGCCCTTTTCGATTGGGAGTGTTTCTGTCGCGGATTCCAATCCATGCTTCAAATACCTCAAATTACGGCATTTTCCCTTCCGTCGCGAGACTTTAGACGTCGTTAGCACATGGAAAAGTCATCACCGCCAAGTCGGGGCGGAAAAGTGAGGAGGCGGGAAGAGATGAACATTCCCAAAGTTTAGGGAATGGATTTTACAGGGCGGGATGACTGGTCGCCACACGTGGGGTGAGATTTAAACGGTGGAATTGCCGACCAAAACGTGATACGGGCGGAATCCGGAGAGGTCCAGAAAGAGATATTCCATGTGGATTTGAGTGTGTGTAATTAATACTCCGGACACTTTTTGCaataatgtcaataaataaCAGGAAAATAAGGTTATTGACCTTTTTAACAGATATCAATGAGGGCCTTGTGTACGAaaacaactctcaaaattatatttatgagagagttgaatatctaagagaatttaatatctaagagagagaatttaatatctaagtactggttaatatctaagtactgtttaatatttaagtactgtttaatatctatgtactgtttaatatctaagtactattgaaaacagtagatatttagatattacactctcagaaatataattttgagaactggtttcaacagtacttagatatttaacagtacttagatattaaacagtacttggatattaaacagtacttagatattaaacagtacttagctattaaactctctcttagatattaaactctcttagatattaaactctctcatgaataatattttgaaagctgttttttatttttatatatatattttttttacctatggCATAagactttaaatgtttttgactgGATGTTTTTGGACATGAGaagttacacacacacacactcaagaggaacaaaaagtacacacacacacaagttaaagtgaaaaaaaaaaggtcagtaTTGCGGCATAAATGACAGGTAATAAGTGGCTTTGGAGGAGAAGAATGAAGTCCAATGTGTGCCGTAATGGATGCAGGAAATGGATAGTTAGGCTTGAAATTAGGCCACGGCTCACCTATATTTCTCTAGATTAGCCTGTTGAACTGCTCGCATGCTTTTTCGTGCTTTGGATGCGTTGAGGAAATGATGTCACACCAAGTCAGTACGGGACACTGAAAGAAACGTTGTACACAATACActtagaaaaatacaaaaaaaacactgaacaaAGTTTTTAGTGTGCATATACAGTTTGAgtttcatttattgattattatcattatcatttatTATTACTGGCTTACCGTTTCCATGAGAAAGTGACATTTTCCATTGGGAAGACTTCCAACCTTATCTGTCCCTGATTGGACGCTAACCTCCAGTGATATTGAATTTGGGACATTTTCCACTCCTTGGCATTTTTCAATCAATCTGGAGACTTTAATTGGCTAAACACTCTGGTGGGAAAGGACAGAAAAAGGGAGGAAAGTGTGCAGATGAACTTTGTAAACAGACGGCGGCAGGAATGATCGAGCGTGTCCTatcacgggggtgctgggggAAAGAAATGGACTAATGAGTCCAAACATGAGGCGAGGACTGGGTAACGTTCTTGGAAGAAATTGGTGCTTTGGTTGATATTTTAGGACAGGACAATGATTGGtactttgtagtttttaatgtagtttttgaggttttttgttttgtgggaTTTCAGAAGACTTTTGTAATAATGACAAATAAGTATGTACATTAGGAACACATCTTAAGAATAAGAAGATAcatatttgactttaaaatgttatttcggTTTGggtttaaattcataaaaaaggccagaaaatgtgttaatttatttttttaatgttaatattttttatgtaaataatggaatgtgtaaaaataaataaaagtgcagCTATGGgtgatataataaaatatttgataatTTTCTGTACAGGTCGATACTTCTACTTGAACAACTACACCCTTTGTATTCTATGTTCTATGTTGTTCTtacccaaaaaataatgacttttttgAACCTaaaattttctaaaaaacccaaCAACCTAAAATAGACCttcaaaaaaaactaacatCTTCCAAAAATGGCAGCAATCCAGTTTACCCAGCCAAAAAATACGATATTTTCGAATCTacaattttccaaaaaacccaacaaccTAAAAACTAGCCCTTCAAATAAATACACGTCTTCCACACATGGCAGCAATGCAGTTCACCCAGTGAAAAACCACAtacaaaaaacagtcaaaaaacCCAGAGACCTCCAAACAGCTAACAAGAATCAACCACTAGTTGACCATGTCCTTCCAAACCAAGACCTTGTTCATTTACCCATCACATAAACAAACCCATAAGACAACCAACACTTGTCTAATACGGGATGTCTCGGAGAAGACAAACATGGCCgcttataaacatttttttttttgttggtgtgaGCAGCTGCAAGACGCGTAGCAGCTGCACCGCCGTCTGATGACCTCATTACGGCGCTTGGACTTTGTCTTCTTCCAAACTGGCGCCACAGTCAGTCTGATGTGACGCCAGTACTTACCTTTATTAACGGCGATAGCGCCCCCTCCCTCCGCTAATAAAAGTTAACACGGTCGAGATGAGCTGGCCGAGAGCTTGGCGCCCGACACGCAAGTGTCGCTCATATTTTACAAAAGACCAAACAAGTTGTCCTTGTCCAGACACGGAAAGATTCATGGTTTGTCCGTCCCGAGCTCCAGTTAAACGAAGCGACCGGTTTCAGCTGCCTTTACGCCTTTCCCCAACGCCCTTCTGCcgggaaaaacaaaaaggacaaCCGGTGTGAAGGTGATTGACAAGATATGGTGGCATGAGTCAGAGGATGGAAGCAATTGGGCCAAAACGAACCTATTTGTTATCTATTTGTTtaggtctaaaatgtctttttctgtgtctgtattctcaccctcttcccaaatacgggatgaatgaagttaACATTATCAATGGATAACTACCCGAGTTTTTGGTTTTATGGAAATGAACAGACGAGGCCCTGACTTGTCCATCTGACATGGTTGTTTTGCTTTATCTTTGCAAGTTTCCCAGCTATCGTTTTGGcctctcctcctcttcgtcgtcCTTCGGTTTCTCCCGCTTGCTATCGGTTGGCCGTCCTTGACTGCGGTTTCCTCCTGCTGTAAACAGACTCGGGGAGTTGCACTTTGGAATTCCTCAAATAACTCTAGTTTGATTTCTTTCACAAGAAAAGACAATTAAAACTGTTGTAAATCACAGAGGACAACTTGGTTATCCTTTTAGAGACACCtactttttgtccaaaaacttCCCAACAAAACGTCAATATAAGTTAATTATTTCACTATTTTGAACCTCTCATGGCAaaacttaaaaaatgaataacataTCCATTGAGTTGATTACAGTGCACTAAATATCgataaatatattataaacTAAGAATATTCCTgccaaaataaaaggaaaaatcaagCAACTCTTTTAAGCAACTTAACCAACTACAACATCTTAATTTTGTTACTTTGTCCGTTAAATTTTGAGTTTTAAATTAATCCTGAAAATATTACAAACATGTCAAGGGAGTGAGTTCATTAGTGTGCGTTAAATGAGGATAAATAAATCTTCCCCAGCAAGTAGACGTATGCTAAAGCTGTCACTTGAACGGaagtgtttgatttatttagcaaagggaaaaaaatcaatagtggAAGTGTCTGGCTTTATCACAACGTATCATTAATACGCGCTGagattaaaatgtcaaacagCAGCGGCTTTTCTTCACGTTGTTCGACGTCGAGGACGCTAATTGCGTGCGCTTATCAATCAAGACGCCAAGTCGTCATTTTTCCTGgcaaagaaaacaatgcaggtTTATTACATATGTTTGTTCATTATGTATTAAACAAGAATTGATTGATTATCAGTtttttcatttgactttttatgttcacccattagattagattactttagtCAGCCTGTATTCgggaatacagacacagaaaaatacattttagacataaataaataggtcataaataacttagtaaataaataagtgtgtaaAAATGATTATGCTTTAAAAGGAATGTcatcattgtgttttttttagattagttAACTtaattcatcctgtatttgggaagagggtgagaatacagacacagaaaaagacattttagacataaataaatagctaaTAAATAGGTGTGCGAGCCTGGAATACATAATTTTGCCAGGACATCATCATAATGGAGGACCATCcatctcaaacacaaacacacacaaatacacacataaacacatgcatatgcacacaACCGTCTTACACGCGGTGTAGTAATAAAGCTTATCTTCAGGTGACAGCGCGTCCGACTGGGCCAAGTATCCAGGGGCGCCGCTTAACGCCACATAAATATGCACTCGTGCCGGACGACGACGTTTTAATAAGACGAAGCCGACGGTTCTGCGCACAAACATTTGCTTGTTCACAAAACATAAGTTTTTTGAGCAGGGGCAGAACTTGAGGGGGGCGACCGTCGGgtttacccccccaaaaaatagggGTGTTTGCAAAGTGATGCAATGACAACATGCATTACTTCTGATTGACAAAGTGGATACAAGTCCACATGGCgtgtaaaaacaaaagtgggGTAGTTTGGACCGCTTGCAAGAAATGTCTTGCTCtctgtttttatttccaatGGCAACATAAGACCTTTGATTTTATAGACAAGAACTACATTCATTACAAAGttggcgttttttttaatttatcagaAAC is drawn from Stigmatopora nigra isolate UIUO_SnigA chromosome 18, RoL_Snig_1.1, whole genome shotgun sequence and contains these coding sequences:
- the cox10 gene encoding protoheme IX farnesyltransferase, mitochondrial isoform X3, with amino-acid sequence MRAVQQANLEKYSSGMSHAPDVPFAETPLDQDGDLLHVKETKLQTCCFQLTIMFKTQCSRLNGLFGLRIKQKLVECGSRCNQTACGVVLIRKRATPKWITYQHLNFLKRQYVSKNLGELHQRAAPKQVTTLPDVDENHVDEIRVQRIPTIKAEDEHLSTLDVVSEPPKITTTKSDETPHVHVETDEAKDARLDRQWKLLKVEAAELPDIYGRLAKIKLTALVVTTAAAGYAMAPVPFDPVIFLAACLGTGLASSAANSINQYFEVPFDSNMNRTKNRPLVRGQISPLHAVTFALACGVPGVALLTCAINPLTGFLGALNIVLYTCCYTPLKRLTIANTWAGAVVGAIPPVMGWTAATGCLDPGMEHNIHTLKLAFMGHMLIGMLASRGETRNRKIFDNL